A genomic window from Candidatus Pelagisphaera phototrophica includes:
- the dnaE gene encoding DNA polymerase III subunit alpha, with the protein MSASGPFVHLHNHTHYSLLDGCAKPARAAARAKELGMPALAMTDHGNLFGAIDFYRSCKKGDIKPLIGCELYYVNDHKQNERPRRERKRTDDIGDIPEDYVPSPEDFPKFQIHHKGVIAKDFEGYQNLCNLVSDAHLNGVYYKPRTDIEKLAQYSKGLIGFSGCINGVAAQYLIYGDEANARRVTADFVDIFGKENYFIELQDHGMPVQRRIIPGLLKLAKEFDLKAICANDSHYVYKEDSDPHDALLCIQTGKMISDPNRMKYPSQEFYMKSREEMYEIFKEVPETLDNTVYVAEMCDLKIPFDENHYPVFEAPVELRSFKQDPDTFDRILDIYEVEKTKVNQQDGKDEVCKLDKEQRKELKANGTLLLELCKRGLLERYGVDYDNRTAYTPKEGLREDFADFLCNQLEYQIAIIAGTGFIDYFLIVWDFINFARNEGIPVGPGRGSGAGCIVAYVLKITDIDPLRFGLLFERMLNLERVSPPDFDIDFCMRRREDVVNFVREKYGAESVANIITYGTFGAKMVIRDMARVNDVPFAEADKLAKMIPDELNISLEDSVKKSKELRDEIGRNPVAKKIVEQGYVIEGMVRNTGKHACGIIIGDQPIHNLVPVTLQEGDLTTQYAKGPAEDLGLLKMDFLGLKTLTVISDAETSVRRLDEMADFDIEKITLEDEKTFEILNQGKTVGVFQLESTGMQSLCKQIGLSSFEEIIALVALYRPGPMQFIPQFIRGKKDASTIEIPHPLLKELVGETYGVMVYQEQVMEAARIIAGYTLGGADILRRAMGKKIASVMEAQKEVFVEGAEKTHGMSRKMALGIFTILEKFAAYGFNKSHSAAYAMLSYRTAYLKANYPVEFMAAVLSSEQGNADKVAHFIDESEAMDIRVLSPDINTSLRSFTPVVNDPVDAAEGRPGSIRFGLGAIKGVGDAAAIKIIEEREANGSFQDFDEFLERMDSKAVNRRVLECLVKTGAFDFSLEPRGAIFHRLEEAINYAAARQRDKEAGQNSFFDILQEDTTQNGNRDADGPREIDISKQFPQHEMLTYEKELLGFYVSGHPLDDYKGIAEALTNFEIDKMDQLGDRVEFQICGVASGVTKKLARKDNRPWAFFNVGTLKGTVLMNCYADAFGEYGHNLENEKLVLVKGSVFHNEEGVRLSVSEIYPLETSLADQVKHITWILDPKGDTERFFYDYREALDATRGSTTSDIAFRMDSESIVTAPTASSLRWKVNPEGWSKLRSSTAVVGCVIQTGPVELKKKERRWKR; encoded by the coding sequence ATGTCTGCGTCCGGTCCGTTTGTTCATCTTCACAATCACACGCACTACTCTCTCCTTGACGGGTGCGCGAAGCCCGCTCGGGCGGCGGCTCGAGCGAAGGAGCTGGGCATGCCGGCCTTGGCCATGACCGACCACGGCAACCTTTTCGGGGCTATCGACTTCTACCGCTCCTGCAAGAAGGGGGATATCAAGCCGCTCATCGGATGCGAACTCTACTACGTCAACGACCACAAGCAAAACGAGCGGCCGCGTCGAGAACGTAAACGGACCGACGACATTGGCGACATCCCCGAGGACTACGTCCCCTCCCCTGAGGATTTTCCCAAATTCCAGATCCACCACAAAGGGGTCATCGCCAAGGATTTCGAAGGTTATCAAAACCTCTGCAACCTCGTCTCGGATGCCCACCTCAATGGCGTGTACTACAAGCCGCGTACTGATATTGAAAAGCTTGCTCAATACTCGAAAGGTCTGATCGGCTTCAGCGGCTGCATCAATGGAGTCGCGGCCCAGTATCTGATTTATGGCGACGAAGCGAATGCGCGCCGCGTTACGGCTGACTTCGTCGATATTTTCGGGAAGGAGAACTATTTCATCGAGCTGCAGGACCACGGCATGCCGGTCCAGCGGCGTATTATTCCAGGACTTCTGAAACTCGCCAAAGAGTTCGACTTGAAAGCCATCTGCGCCAACGACTCTCACTACGTTTACAAGGAAGACTCGGACCCGCACGACGCCTTGCTCTGTATCCAGACTGGAAAGATGATTTCCGATCCCAACCGGATGAAGTATCCCTCTCAGGAATTCTACATGAAGAGCCGGGAGGAGATGTACGAAATTTTCAAGGAAGTGCCTGAGACGCTCGACAATACGGTCTACGTGGCCGAGATGTGCGATCTCAAGATACCCTTCGACGAGAACCACTATCCGGTCTTCGAAGCACCAGTCGAACTGAGGTCATTCAAGCAAGACCCCGACACGTTTGACCGCATACTCGACATTTACGAAGTCGAAAAGACGAAGGTCAATCAGCAGGACGGAAAAGACGAAGTCTGCAAGCTCGACAAGGAGCAGCGGAAGGAGCTCAAAGCAAACGGCACCCTCCTGTTGGAACTCTGCAAGCGTGGCCTCCTCGAACGCTACGGCGTCGACTACGACAATCGCACTGCCTACACGCCCAAGGAGGGTCTAAGGGAAGATTTCGCCGACTTCCTTTGTAATCAGCTCGAATACCAGATCGCAATCATCGCCGGTACCGGCTTCATCGACTACTTTTTGATTGTCTGGGACTTCATCAACTTCGCCCGTAACGAGGGCATTCCCGTAGGACCGGGCCGCGGATCGGGCGCAGGTTGCATCGTTGCCTACGTATTGAAAATTACTGACATCGATCCGTTGAGGTTCGGGCTTCTCTTCGAGCGCATGCTCAATCTGGAACGGGTATCCCCTCCCGACTTCGACATCGACTTCTGCATGCGTCGCCGCGAAGACGTGGTTAATTTCGTGCGAGAAAAGTACGGGGCCGAAAGCGTTGCGAATATCATTACCTACGGAACGTTCGGGGCCAAAATGGTCATTCGCGACATGGCCCGGGTGAACGACGTTCCTTTCGCCGAAGCCGACAAGCTCGCCAAGATGATCCCCGACGAGCTCAACATTTCTCTCGAAGATTCCGTCAAGAAATCGAAGGAGCTTCGCGACGAGATCGGCCGAAACCCAGTCGCCAAGAAGATCGTCGAACAAGGCTACGTTATCGAGGGAATGGTCCGCAACACGGGCAAACACGCTTGCGGTATCATCATCGGCGACCAGCCCATCCACAACCTCGTCCCCGTCACCCTGCAAGAAGGCGACCTCACCACGCAATACGCTAAGGGACCGGCGGAAGATCTCGGTCTGCTCAAGATGGACTTCCTCGGTCTCAAAACGCTTACCGTTATTTCAGATGCCGAGACCAGTGTCCGGCGACTGGACGAGATGGCCGATTTCGACATCGAGAAGATCACTCTCGAAGACGAAAAGACCTTCGAGATTTTGAATCAGGGTAAAACGGTCGGAGTCTTCCAGTTGGAGTCCACTGGCATGCAATCTTTGTGCAAACAGATTGGATTGTCGTCCTTCGAAGAGATTATCGCTCTCGTGGCCCTCTATCGTCCCGGTCCCATGCAATTCATCCCTCAGTTCATTCGCGGCAAGAAAGACGCGAGCACGATCGAGATTCCACACCCGCTACTCAAAGAACTGGTCGGCGAAACGTACGGCGTGATGGTCTACCAGGAACAGGTTATGGAAGCCGCCCGTATCATCGCAGGCTATACACTGGGGGGCGCAGATATTTTGCGACGAGCGATGGGTAAAAAGATCGCTTCGGTCATGGAAGCCCAAAAAGAAGTCTTCGTGGAGGGTGCTGAAAAAACGCACGGAATGAGCCGCAAGATGGCACTCGGCATTTTCACTATCCTTGAGAAATTCGCGGCCTACGGATTCAACAAATCCCACTCCGCGGCCTACGCCATGTTGTCTTATCGGACGGCGTATCTAAAGGCGAATTACCCAGTAGAGTTCATGGCGGCGGTCCTTTCCAGCGAGCAAGGAAATGCTGACAAAGTCGCCCACTTCATCGACGAATCCGAGGCGATGGACATTCGCGTGCTTTCGCCCGACATCAACACCTCACTCCGATCGTTCACCCCCGTGGTGAACGATCCCGTAGATGCAGCGGAGGGACGGCCCGGTTCGATCCGCTTCGGACTGGGGGCCATCAAAGGAGTGGGCGATGCCGCCGCGATCAAAATCATTGAAGAGCGGGAAGCCAACGGCAGCTTCCAGGACTTCGATGAATTCCTTGAACGCATGGATTCGAAAGCAGTCAATCGCCGCGTACTGGAATGCCTCGTAAAAACCGGAGCCTTTGACTTTTCGCTCGAGCCTCGCGGAGCCATCTTCCATCGGCTGGAAGAGGCGATCAACTACGCCGCCGCCCGCCAACGGGACAAAGAGGCCGGACAAAACTCGTTTTTCGATATCTTGCAGGAAGACACCACGCAAAACGGAAATAGGGATGCCGATGGACCACGCGAAATCGACATAAGCAAACAGTTTCCGCAGCACGAGATGCTCACATACGAAAAGGAACTGCTCGGGTTCTACGTTTCCGGGCATCCACTCGACGACTACAAAGGAATCGCGGAAGCGCTTACCAATTTCGAGATCGACAAGATGGACCAACTCGGCGACCGGGTTGAGTTTCAAATCTGCGGGGTGGCATCGGGCGTAACCAAAAAACTGGCCCGAAAGGACAATCGGCCTTGGGCCTTTTTCAATGTGGGAACCCTCAAAGGCACCGTCCTGATGAATTGCTACGCGGACGCATTCGGCGAGTACGGGCACAACCTCGAGAATGAAAAACTCGTGCTCGTTAAGGGGAGCGTGTTTCACAACGAAGAAGGCGTTCGCTTAAGCGTGTCGGAAATCTACCCGCTGGAAACCAGCCTAGCTGACCAGGTAAAGCATATCACTTGGATTCTCGACCCAAAGGGTGACACCGAACGATTTTTCTACGACTATCGGGAGGCTCTAGACGCAACTCGAGGCAGCACAACGAGTGATATCGCTTTCCGAATGGATTCGGAGTCGATCGTCACTGCGCCCACCGCTTCCTCTCTTCGCTGGAAGGTTAATCCGGAAGGGTGGAGTAAACTTCGCAGTTCAACTGCTGTCGTTGGCTGCGTAATACAAACCGGGCCTGTCGAGCTAAAGAAAAAGGAAAGACGCTGGAAGCGGTGA
- a CDS encoding SDR family NAD(P)-dependent oxidoreductase, producing the protein MTESERLWIRHLDLVDYPKAWLIVAETTEKWGAVDILINNAGISYRSVVEDMTVDDEQTQMQINYFGPMHLIREWIPAMRERRSGRIINISSAGGMMAMPTMASDSASKFALEGANESLWYELKPWNIKVTLVRLGFINSLAFHKVFYSSKRKETQGSSPYDSHYENMTQFVEKLIQRSPCNSESLAKAIFKVARAKRPLLRVPGTTEPRIFCFARRLLPRFLYRRLLCHFLPGIRQ; encoded by the coding sequence ATTACAGAGAGCGAACGCTTATGGATTCGGCATCTAGATTTAGTCGACTACCCGAAGGCCTGGCTAATCGTAGCGGAAACGACGGAGAAATGGGGAGCGGTAGACATTCTCATAAACAACGCGGGTATATCCTATCGTTCGGTAGTAGAAGACATGACGGTCGACGACGAACAAACCCAAATGCAGATCAACTACTTCGGGCCCATGCATCTCATTCGAGAGTGGATTCCTGCTATGCGGGAACGGAGATCGGGTCGAATAATCAACATCTCTTCGGCAGGAGGCATGATGGCCATGCCAACGATGGCTTCGGATTCCGCCTCTAAGTTTGCCCTCGAAGGAGCCAACGAGTCACTCTGGTACGAGCTCAAGCCTTGGAATATAAAGGTCACTCTCGTTCGACTCGGATTCATCAACTCGCTCGCGTTTCACAAAGTCTTCTATTCATCAAAGCGAAAAGAAACCCAAGGTTCGTCTCCCTATGATTCTCACTATGAGAACATGACCCAATTCGTCGAAAAGCTAATACAAAGAAGCCCTTGCAATTCAGAAAGCTTAGCGAAGGCAATATTCAAAGTCGCCCGGGCAAAGCGTCCTCTGCTTAGAGTTCCCGGAACCACGGAGCCCCGAATCTTCTGCTTCGCAAGACGCCTTCTCCCTCGATTTCTATACCGTAGGTTGCTTTGCCACTTTCTGCCAGGAATTCGCCAATGA
- a CDS encoding DoxX family membrane protein → MRKVQLINQDFSDLLFGVLFCLTFIALGGEYLVKDDLIQKLMPSWFPLPKIVSIGCGLILLLGGGLIALGYNLRLAAILLGAFLLIVTTIVHGPAILSNPNFINP, encoded by the coding sequence ATGAGGAAAGTACAACTCATCAATCAGGACTTCTCAGACCTACTCTTCGGAGTTCTGTTCTGCCTCACCTTCATCGCTCTCGGTGGCGAGTATCTCGTAAAGGATGATCTAATACAGAAACTCATGCCTAGCTGGTTTCCCCTCCCTAAAATCGTCTCCATTGGCTGCGGACTTATCTTGCTCTTAGGCGGCGGGCTGATTGCTCTCGGCTACAACCTGAGGCTCGCCGCTATTCTGCTTGGCGCCTTTCTTTTAATCGTCACCACGATCGTTCATGGTCCCGCGATCCTAAGTAATCCTAATTTCATCAATCCATAA
- a CDS encoding HAD-IA family hydrolase has protein sequence MSNDLKLAIFDLGQVCFRTHLERCYLEWEDMAGIRPGSVSRDFPLDDQYEDYERGTMSGRSYGEYFCMLNELSLDFEEWKEGWNSMFGEIIEPSRKTIKLMQEAGVTVVALSNTNATHVESWKGRYDELIESFDHLYLSNEIGMRKPEPRVFEHVLSAHDAEASQAIYFDDKRENIRTAERLGIESVLFDDDSLAALWWKRRPVPSPSS, from the coding sequence ATGAGCAACGACCTCAAACTAGCAATTTTCGATCTCGGACAGGTTTGTTTTAGAACTCACTTAGAGCGATGCTATTTAGAATGGGAAGACATGGCAGGGATCCGGCCGGGTTCGGTTTCCCGAGATTTTCCTCTAGACGACCAGTATGAAGACTACGAGAGGGGCACGATGTCGGGGCGTTCATACGGGGAGTACTTCTGTATGCTGAACGAACTTTCATTGGACTTTGAGGAATGGAAAGAGGGCTGGAATTCGATGTTTGGAGAAATAATCGAGCCAAGCCGAAAAACCATCAAGTTGATGCAGGAGGCTGGCGTTACTGTAGTCGCTCTTTCGAATACCAATGCGACTCACGTGGAGTCCTGGAAAGGCCGGTACGATGAGCTTATAGAGTCATTTGACCATCTTTATTTATCAAATGAAATCGGAATGAGAAAACCGGAACCTAGGGTTTTCGAACACGTTCTGAGCGCCCATGATGCAGAGGCTTCGCAAGCGATCTACTTTGATGACAAGCGGGAGAATATTAGAACCGCTGAAAGACTAGGTATTGAGTCGGTGTTGTTTGACGACGATTCGCTAGCTGCTCTTTGGTGGAAAAGGCGTCCGGTGCCAAGCCCATCATCGTAG
- the rdgB gene encoding RdgB/HAM1 family non-canonical purine NTP pyrophosphatase: MKLYLATTNLHKIEELNEMLREAKIDAEVHTPLAVGGMPEVIEDQDTFSGNALKKARALAAFLPDDGLALADDSGICIDAFYGAPGVYSARYAGEGASDQDNLDKLIREMEPVPEGSRGGRFTCYLAVVSPHGEENVFEGEILGEILRHSRGSAGFGYDPVFLPSGRNRTTAEMSSSEKAAISHRGKAMRQFLDWFSKTYLKAN, from the coding sequence ATGAAACTGTATTTGGCAACGACTAATCTCCATAAAATCGAGGAGCTGAACGAGATGCTCCGAGAGGCCAAAATTGATGCCGAAGTACATACGCCTCTGGCGGTCGGCGGTATGCCCGAAGTGATTGAGGATCAGGATACGTTTTCGGGTAACGCCCTCAAAAAGGCTAGAGCCTTGGCTGCGTTTTTGCCCGATGATGGGCTCGCTTTGGCGGATGACAGTGGAATTTGCATAGACGCTTTCTATGGAGCTCCTGGCGTATATTCAGCCCGCTATGCGGGAGAAGGGGCGAGTGACCAGGACAATCTGGATAAGCTCATTCGGGAAATGGAGCCCGTTCCTGAGGGCAGTCGGGGAGGGCGTTTTACTTGCTATTTGGCAGTGGTGTCGCCTCACGGAGAAGAAAATGTCTTTGAAGGCGAGATCTTGGGTGAAATTCTTCGACATTCACGGGGTAGTGCTGGGTTTGGCTATGATCCTGTATTTTTGCCGTCGGGGAGGAACCGAACGACCGCGGAGATGAGTTCCTCGGAAAAAGCGGCCATTAGCCACCGGGGAAAGGCGATGAGGCAGTTTCTGGATTGGTTTTCCAAAACTTATTTAAAGGCCAATTAG
- the ribD gene encoding bifunctional diaminohydroxyphosphoribosylaminopyrimidine deaminase/5-amino-6-(5-phosphoribosylamino)uracil reductase RibD, giving the protein MTRTEKEFFMRAALDEARKGWGKTHPQPMIGAVLVEKGKIVASEYVGRSGARSPEARLLENLGRLPSKTANLFLTLEPGPSSNRLESGVKAILESGLKNVFIGAGDPVLEQENKGADALKEAGLKVERRILIEDCTDLNLIFNHWVKHQTPVLAAKSATTMDGKIACRTGESKWITGEASRQNVMHWRRLFPAIGVGAGTLIEDDPRLTSRIDGEEEWCGVRFVMDGLLRTAMERFLPSIYTDDFRDNTIVVTTDAAGTGYIRRLETEGVNVWVLPTANMKVPFPDFRKKCYDVGITGIYFEGGSKLTSEMLQIRELDYHFNYRAPLLLGDDKAVPVYRGMRIEKLSHAIRLENVRHETFGDDQMMRGHVSYPSRLEVDETVFGND; this is encoded by the coding sequence ATGACCCGAACTGAAAAAGAATTCTTCATGAGAGCCGCCTTGGACGAGGCCCGCAAAGGTTGGGGTAAGACACATCCCCAACCGATGATCGGAGCGGTCCTAGTCGAAAAAGGGAAGATAGTGGCGAGCGAATACGTCGGCCGATCAGGCGCACGAAGCCCTGAAGCGAGACTCTTAGAAAATCTTGGCCGCCTGCCGTCAAAGACAGCCAACCTGTTTCTTACCTTGGAACCAGGTCCGTCTTCCAATCGCTTAGAATCAGGTGTCAAAGCGATTCTCGAGTCCGGACTGAAGAACGTTTTCATCGGAGCGGGCGATCCGGTTTTGGAGCAGGAAAACAAGGGAGCGGACGCCTTGAAAGAAGCAGGTCTAAAGGTCGAGCGCCGCATTTTGATAGAGGATTGCACAGACTTGAACCTGATTTTCAATCACTGGGTTAAACACCAGACTCCTGTTTTGGCAGCGAAGTCTGCCACGACAATGGATGGGAAGATCGCTTGTCGAACGGGCGAATCCAAATGGATTACAGGTGAAGCGTCACGTCAAAATGTCATGCATTGGCGGCGTCTTTTTCCAGCGATTGGAGTGGGAGCGGGCACGCTAATCGAAGACGACCCTCGTTTGACGAGTCGAATCGATGGTGAGGAAGAGTGGTGCGGGGTTCGATTCGTGATGGACGGACTTCTGCGCACAGCGATGGAGCGATTTCTTCCGTCTATTTATACGGACGACTTTCGCGACAACACCATTGTTGTCACCACGGATGCTGCCGGGACTGGCTATATCCGCCGCTTGGAAACGGAAGGGGTCAATGTTTGGGTCCTTCCAACCGCAAATATGAAGGTTCCCTTTCCTGACTTCCGGAAAAAGTGTTATGATGTCGGCATTACGGGGATCTACTTTGAAGGTGGCAGCAAATTGACGAGCGAGATGCTCCAGATTAGGGAACTGGACTATCACTTCAATTATCGGGCTCCGCTATTGCTTGGTGACGACAAGGCAGTGCCGGTTTACAGAGGAATGAGAATTGAAAAACTATCCCACGCCATTCGGTTAGAGAATGTGCGGCATGAGACCTTTGGGGATGATCAAATGATGAGGGGCCACGTCTCTTATCCATCTCGTTTGGAAGTCGATGAAACTGTATTTGGCAACGACTAA
- a CDS encoding MBL fold metallo-hydrolase yields the protein MSFELKIFPAGYIQTNAYLLSNLDTKESVLIDAPHSVWDDLDPVLSENGCTLKALFLTHGHYDHIGDAARIQKMGVPVYGHKDDKIFYETPEVMRSYSYPPDMTLEPVMIDHWVDQGDVVPMLGEPVEIRHIPGHCPGNILFYFKNLKASFVGDALFAGSIGRTDLPRGDFPTLEKSIKDQIYTLDHDTVVYPGHGPQTTVGQERGTNPFVQA from the coding sequence GTGTCCTTCGAACTAAAGATTTTCCCGGCTGGCTATATTCAAACGAACGCGTATTTGCTATCCAACCTAGATACGAAAGAGTCGGTGCTCATCGACGCCCCGCACTCCGTCTGGGACGATTTAGACCCTGTATTATCGGAAAATGGGTGTACTCTCAAAGCTCTTTTCCTGACTCATGGGCACTATGATCACATCGGTGACGCCGCTCGTATTCAGAAGATGGGGGTCCCCGTTTATGGACATAAGGACGACAAGATTTTCTATGAGACCCCAGAGGTGATGCGATCCTACTCGTATCCTCCCGACATGACGCTCGAGCCTGTGATGATCGATCATTGGGTTGATCAGGGTGACGTGGTACCAATGCTCGGGGAGCCCGTTGAGATTAGGCACATACCCGGCCATTGTCCGGGAAACATTCTGTTCTACTTTAAAAATTTGAAGGCGTCATTCGTGGGCGACGCTCTGTTTGCAGGAAGCATTGGTCGAACCGACCTGCCCCGAGGCGATTTCCCCACGTTAGAGAAGTCTATTAAAGATCAGATATACACGCTGGATCACGACACAGTTGTCTACCCGGGGCATGGACCACAAACAACAGTGGGCCAAGAAAGGGGGACCAACCCATTTGTTCAGGCTTAG
- the leuB gene encoding 3-isopropylmalate dehydrogenase has translation MQTLKFAVLPGDGIGPEVMKVALEVLEAATEPAGLALDFEEADVGGIAIDKQGSALPESTIGVCEKSDAILFGSVGGPKWESLPPAEQPERAALLPIRKHFSLFANLRPGLLYKELTDASPLKTERIPEGIDIVCVRELTGGIYFGPKETHTLDDGDVVASDTMVYKRSEIERILDVAIASAKSRSGKICSVDKANVLTTSVLWRKTATEYIAKNAPELELSHLYVDNAAMQMARDPNQFDVLVTENMFGDILSDEMGIVCGSLGMLSSASLGTQNNQHGHPFGLYEPSGGTAPDIAGQRIANPCAQILSAALMLRYSFGLNDIAEKIESAVKQAVMDGHRTGDIAFGTDPIGTDAMAQAIKARI, from the coding sequence ATGCAAACGCTAAAATTCGCAGTTCTCCCCGGTGACGGAATCGGTCCCGAAGTAATGAAAGTCGCACTCGAAGTGCTCGAGGCCGCTACTGAACCCGCGGGCCTTGCTCTCGATTTCGAGGAGGCCGATGTGGGTGGAATCGCCATCGACAAACAAGGGTCCGCCCTTCCTGAGTCCACCATCGGTGTTTGCGAAAAGTCAGACGCCATCCTTTTTGGCTCGGTAGGAGGGCCCAAATGGGAATCGCTACCTCCCGCTGAACAGCCAGAACGTGCCGCCCTGCTCCCAATTCGCAAACATTTTTCCCTCTTCGCCAACCTCCGCCCGGGACTGCTCTACAAAGAGCTCACCGACGCGTCTCCCTTGAAGACTGAGAGAATCCCTGAGGGGATTGACATCGTCTGTGTCCGCGAACTCACCGGTGGCATCTACTTCGGGCCCAAGGAAACCCATACGCTCGATGACGGCGACGTCGTCGCCAGCGACACAATGGTCTACAAACGCAGCGAAATAGAAAGGATCCTCGATGTAGCGATCGCCTCCGCTAAGTCTCGGTCGGGCAAGATTTGCTCAGTTGACAAAGCCAATGTCCTCACGACTTCAGTCCTTTGGCGTAAGACGGCGACGGAGTATATCGCCAAAAACGCACCCGAACTAGAGCTCAGCCATCTGTACGTCGACAACGCTGCCATGCAGATGGCCCGCGACCCAAACCAATTTGATGTTCTCGTTACCGAGAACATGTTCGGCGACATCCTTTCGGATGAAATGGGGATTGTTTGCGGCAGTCTTGGCATGCTTTCCTCCGCAAGCCTGGGAACCCAGAACAACCAGCATGGCCATCCCTTCGGGCTTTATGAACCCTCAGGGGGAACCGCTCCTGACATCGCTGGACAACGAATCGCCAATCCCTGTGCTCAAATTCTCAGTGCAGCTCTCATGCTGCGATACAGCTTTGGCCTGAACGATATCGCTGAAAAAATCGAATCCGCGGTAAAGCAAGCGGTCATGGACGGACATCGTACCGGAGACATCGCCTTCGGAACCGACCCAATCGGCACAGATGCCATGGCCCAAGCTATCAAAGCAAGAATCTAG
- a CDS encoding GxxExxY protein: MSTDAQRFLGKFSDLTHKALGAAFEVSNELGIGFLGKSYDNTLVFDLSSHGIKVDQQKQF, from the coding sequence ATGAGCACGGATGCACAAAGATTTCTTGGGAAATTCAGTGATCTGACACACAAAGCTCTCGGTGCAGCGTTCGAGGTGTCCAATGAACTAGGAATCGGCTTTCTCGGGAAATCCTATGACAACACCTTGGTTTTCGATCTTTCCTCGCACGGCATTAAAGTAGATCAGCAAAAACAGTTTTAA